Below is a window of Microbacterium saperdae DNA.
ACGTTCTCCACCGGCTGGACACCGAACAGGTCCTGACCGACGTAGGGCTCGGGCGTGAGGTTCGCCAGGCCCTTCTTGGCCGTCACGATGGACGGGCCGTTGTACAGCGGGATGATGCCCCAGGTCTCGGCGAAGATCTCCGCCTCGAGCTTCATGGCGGCAGCCGTCTGCTTCTCCGGGTCGGAGATCGACTCGACCTCGTCGTGGATGCGGTTGTCGATCTCCTCAGAGCCGGTGGCCGAGAGGTTCAGACCGCTGTCGGAGCAGTAGAGCTGGCAGAACCACGCGGCACCGAACGGGTCGGACGAGGTGAAGCGGAGCCCCACGATGTCCCAGTTCTTGGTCGTGTAGTCCGTCGAGAAGTCCTGCGAGGAACGGACGTCGATCTTGACGTCGATTCCGACTTCCTTCTCCTGCGCCTGCAGCGCCTTCGCCAGTGCCTCCTGGGTCGGGTCGTCGCTGAAGATCGGGTACGTGACGGACAGCTTCACGCCGTCCTTCTCGCGGATCCCGTCGGAGCCGGCAACCCAGCCTGCGTCGTCGAGCAGCTTGTTGGCCTTGTCGACGTCGTGCGACCAACCGGCTTCAGCCAGTGCGTCGCTGTAGCCGGGCTGGAACGAGAACAGCGTGAAGGAACCTGCCGGGTCCTCCTTGTAGTTCAGGCCGTTCCAGGCGATCTGCTTCTGCTGCTCGCGGTCGACCGCGAGGAAGAAGGCCTCACGGACCTTGATGTCCTCGAACTGCGGCTTGTCGGAGTCGACCTGCAGCAGGGTGTTCGCGGTCTGCTGTGCACGGTAGGTCACGACATCCTTCATGTCCTTGACCTGTGCCAGGCGGTCCTTCGTGGCGGTGCCGACGGAGTCGATCTCGCCGTTCTTGAAGGCGTTGATCGACGCGGCGGCGTCCATGCCCTGGAACGTGACCTTGTCGAGAAGCGGTGCGTTGCCCCACCACTCGGGGTTCGGCTTGAACGAGACGAAGTCGCTGTTCGCGTCGAACTCGTCGACCGTGTACGGGCCCGCGCCCCACTCGGGGTGCAGGTCGTCGATGTACGCCTCGTTGAAGAGCTCGGGCGTGTTGATCGCCGGGTGCATGATGCCCGTCAGGAACGGCATCTTCGGCCAGGCGAACTCGCTCTTGAAGGTCACGATGGCGGTCTTGGGCGAGTCGCCCTGCTCCACCGACTCGATCTCCTTGTAGCCGTCGGTCGCGTTCGGGTTGTAGCCCTCGTCGAAGGAGCGGTTCGCCTTCCACGTCGCGTCGATGGCGGTCCAGTCCATGTCGGTGCCGTCGTTCCAGTGCGCCTTGTCCGTGAAGGTGAAGGTGAGCTGGGTCTTGCCGTCGACGACTTCCGACTTCCACTCGTCGAGGTACGCGTCGTTCTTGTACGGCGTGCCGTCCGGCTCCATGAGCAGGATCTGCGGCGTGTACCACGCGGCAAGGCGGGCGGTGTCCGAGCTCGCGTCGCTGTTGAACGAGTTCAGCTGCTCCGGAACCTCGTTGATCGGGAAGTTGACGGTGCCACCTTCCTTGAGGTTCTCGCGCGGCTGCGGGTTGTAGTCCGCTGCGTCGACGCCAGTGGCCTCTTCGCCGTTGCCGTCACCGTTGTTTCCGGTGTTGGCAGCGCACCCACCGAGGGTGAGCGCGAGGGCGGCGCCGAATGCCAGCGTGCCCATCAGCTTGTGCTGCTTCATGGTGCTCCTTTCGCCTTGCGGCGTGTCATAAGGGGAGAATAGTTCGCCTGTCGCCCGATATCTCGGGATGACGGTGAATCACGGCTAACTGTTACCGGACGGTGATCCGATGCCGGATCACCGGATGACGGGGACGTCCGTGAGCGTCGTCGGATCGAAGACGATCCGCTGCCGTGTGCGCTCGATATCGGGATCCGGAACCGGGATCGCCGACAGCAATGCCTTGGTGTACGGGTGCTGCGGATTGTCGAAGACGTCATCGACATCGCCGTGCTCGACGAAGTCGCCGAGATACATGACCGCCACGCGATCTGCGATGTGTCGGACCACGGAGAGGTCGTGGGCGACGAACAGATAGGACAGTCCGAGCTTGACCTTGAGCTCATCGAGCAGGTTGATCACCCCGGCCTGGATCGACACGTCGAGCGCCGAGACGGGCTCGTCGAGCACGACGATCTTCGGGTTCGTCGACAGGGCGCGGGCGATGCCGATGCGCTGTCGCTGACCACCGGAGAACGCCTGCGGGAAGCGATCGCTGTGCGCGGGATTGAGGCCCACGATGTCCATCAGCTCGTCGACGCGACGGTTCGCCTCCTCCTTCGGCGTGCCGATCGCGGAGAGCGGCTCCGAGATGATGTCGGCAACCGTCATGCGCGGGTCGAGTGCGCCCATGGGGTCCTGGAACACGATCTGGATGTCGCGTCGCAGGGCGCGTTCCACCTTGTGGCTGTGGATGTCGTTCACGCTCGTGCCGGCGATGACGATGTCGCCGTCCGTCTGTTTGACCATGTCCATGATCTGCAGAAGAGTCGTCGTCTTGCCGCTGCCGGACTCCCCGACGATCGCCATCGTCTCGCCCTCGCGCACGTCGAAGCTGATGCCCTTGACCGCATGGACCTCACCGACCTTGCGCTTGAGGAAGGCGCCCTTGAGGAGCGGGAAGGTCTTGGTCAGGTTCCTGACCTCGAGGGTGATCGGACGCTCCTCACGGGGTGTGCGGGTCAGCGCACTCTCCGGGATCTCGCGGACCGGGTACACGGGGAGGCCACCGAGGATGCCGCCGTCTTCGATCTCGTTCGCGCGGATGCACGCGGCGAGGTGGGTGGATCCGGACGGAGTGCCGCCGGTCCCGGTGGAGATGACACCGGTGGAGACCGGGAGCAGCTCGGGTTCGCGAGTGCGGCAGGCGTCCATCACGATCGGGCAGCGATCGGCGAACGGGCATGCATCCGGCAGGTTGATCAACAGCGGCGGGTTGCCCTTGACCGGGATCAACGGCTGCTTCTCTGCCTTGTCGACACGGGGGATGGCACCCAGGAGACCGATCGAGTACGGCATCCTCGTCTGGTGGAACAGCTCACGCACAGGGGCCTGCTCGACAGGCTTCCCGGCGTACATCACCATGACGTCATCCGCAGTGCGGGCGACGACACCCATGTCGTGGGTGATCATCATCACCGCGGCGCCGGTCTCCTTCTGCGCCTTCTCGATCAGATCGAGGATCTGAGCCTGGATCGTCACGTCGAGCGCCGTGGTCGGCTCGTCGGCGATGATGAGCTTCGGGTTGTTCGCCATCGCGATCGCGATCACGACGCGCTGACGCATACCGCCCGAGAACTCGTGGGGGAACGCCTTCATCCGCTTCTCGGGCTCGGGGATGCCGACGAGGTTGAGCAGTTCGATCGAACGCGCCCATGCCTCCTTCTTGCTGAGGCTGCGGTGCACCGTGAGGGCCTCGATCAACTGGTCGCCGATCGTGTACACCGGGGTGAGCGAGGTCAGCGGGTCCTGGAAGATCATCGCGATGCCGTTGCCGCGGATCGCGGACAGCTGCGTGTCGTTCTTGCCGAGGAGCTCCTGCCCGTCGAACATGATCGAGCCGGTGACCTTGGCGTTCTCATCGAGAAGCCCCATGATCGCCAGCGAGGTCACGGACTTGCCGGAGCCGGACTCGCCCACGATGCCGAGAGTCTTGCCGGCCTCCAGATCGAAGGAGACGCCGCGCACGGCGTCGACGCGCCCCGCCTCGGAAGCGAAGCTGACCCTGAGGTCGCGGACGGAGAGTACGGTGCTCATGCGCGGCCTCCTGCAGCCGAAGTGGGATCGAGTGCGTCGCGCAGACCGTCGGCGATGAGTGCCATCGATACGGTCAGCAGCGTCAGCGCCGCGGCGGGGAAGTAGAACAGCCAGGGTGCGCTGGTGATCGTGTTGGCGCCCGAGCCGATCAGCGAGCCCAGCGACACGTCGGGGATCTTCACGCCGAAGCCGAGGAACGAGAGGCCGGTCTCGGTGGTGACGGCCGTGACGACGCCGAGCGTGAAGTTGATGACGAGCAGCGAGCCGATGTTCGGCAGCATGTGGCGGAAAACGATGACCATGCCACGGACGCCCATGTAGCGGGCCGCCTGCACATACTCGCGCTCACGGAGCGAGAGCGCCATGGTCCAGATCACTCGTGCGGGGAAGTACCAGCCGATCACGAAGATCATGATCAGGGCGATGATGCGCCAGTCTCCACCGGACTTGTTCGAGATGAGCGACAGGATCAGGAAGCTCGGGATCACCATCATGAAGTGGATGATCAGGAGCGTGATGCGCTCGGTCCATCCGCGGAAGTAGGCGGCGGCCGTGCCGACGACCGCAGAGATGACGGTCGTGCCGATCGATACGGTGAGGGCGATCATGAGCGACCGCTGCAGGCCGACGGCGGTCTGGGCGAACGTGTCGTTCCCCGACGAGGTCGTCCCGAACCAGTGCTCTGCCGACGGCGGAGTGCTGAGGTTGAGGAAGTCGAGATCCGTGAAGCTGTACTTCGCGAGGAGAGGCGCGATCACGGCGAACAGCACCAGTGCGATGAAGATGATGATGCCGCCCACGGCGGGACGGTTGCGCATGAAGCGCCGGTAGTACAGGGACCACTTCGACATGCGCTTGCGCGGCGTGCGCGCGGCGGTGGTGTCGGGGCCGACCGGCGGCTGGATCGTGGGGTCGATCATTTCGGTGGTCATTTCAGCTCACCCTCACTCGCGGGTCGAGGACGACGACGGCCATGTCCGCCAGGATCGCTCCGATGGCGGTCAGCACCGCGCCGAATGCGGCGATGGCGACCGTCGCGTTGATGTCGTTCTTTCCCAGTGCATCGACGAAGTAGCGGCCCATGCCGTTCCACGCGAAGATCGTCTCGGTCAGCACCGCGCCCGTGAAGATCGCGGGGATGGTGAAGGCGACCTGCGTCGCGACCGGGATCATCGAGGTGCGCAGCGCGTGCTTGCGGATGGCCTGCGGCTTCGTGAGTCCCTTGGCCCTGGCCGTGCGCACGTAGTCGGCGCCGATGTTGTCGAGCAGCAGGGAGCGCTGCAGGAAGTGGATGTTCGCGTACCCGACGATGACCAGGGCGATGGTCGGCAACACGAGGTGTTGCAAGGCATCGACAAGGACGGGGAAGAAGCCCTCGACCCCCTTCGAGGAGCTACCCGTGACGTAGAAGACGCGGACGCCGACCCACTCGTTGAAGTTGATGGCCAAGAGCACCAGGGCGAGAGCGGCGACGACGATATTGACGTTCATGGTGATGATCGAGGTCGCCTGGCCGATGCGGTCGGCGAGCTTGTACTGGCGGGAAGCGGTGTACACGCCGAGCGCGATGCCGAGGATCGTGGAGATGATCGTCGCGCCGAGCACGAGCTCCGCGCTGATCCACATGCGGTAGGCGACCTGCTCGTTGACCGATCCGCCGGTGGGGCTCACGCCCCAGTCCCAGCGCAGCAGGATGTTCGACAGCCAGGTCCACCAGCGCTCGATGAGCGGGACGGTGTCGCTCAGGTTCTTCGGGATGAGCTGCTGATCGATCTGCTCGGGGGAGAGCGGAGGGCGTCGGCCGACGAAGTTGTTCTTCGGATCGAGGAAGCCCCACGCCAGGAAATAGGTGAGGTTCGTCGCGACCACGATCATCAGCAGCCAGCCGAGTGATCGGCGCAAGAGGTACTTGATCAAGGTGATGAGTCTTTCTCTTCTACGGACGCGCGCGGTATCCGTCGGCGCAACGCTGAGCCGGGAAGACAGTCAAACACCATCTGCCGATCTGCGCGACACGACGCCTCCACTTGGTCTGTGACGGAGTCTTATCGCCCACGGGATCCGGTGTCACGGATTGGTCCCGGGCAACTTCGGGAGACTATCACCCGATCGGGCGAATCGGGCATTAGCCTCCCCTCACCGTAGAATCGACGGGACATGTCACCACGCGCCCTCACTCCTCTTCAGCCTGCCGCGACGCCTTCGGCGCAGATCCGCAATTTCTGCATCATCGCGCACATCGATCACGGCAAGTCGACCCTCGCCGACCGCATGCTCCAGATCACCGGGGCCGTCTCGGAGCGGGACATGCGAGCTCAGTACCTCGACCGCATGGACATCGAGCGCGAGCGCGGCATCACCATCAAGAGCCAGGCCGTGCGGATGCCGTGGGAGCTGGGCGGTGAGACCTTCGCGCTCAACATGATCGACACCCCCGGTCACGTCGACTTCACCTATGAGGTGTCCCGTTCCCTCGCCGCGTGTGAAGGTGCGATCCTCCTCGTCGATGCGGCCCAGGGGATCGAGGCGCAGACGCTCGCCAACCTCTATCTGGCGCTCGAGAACGACCTGCACATCATCCCGGTGCTGAACAAGATCGACCTTCCCGCCGCCGACCCCGAGAAGTACGCCAAGGAGCTGGCCTCGCTGATCGGTGGCAAGCCGGAGGACGTGCTCCGCGTCTCGGGCAAGACCGGCGTCGGCGTCCAGGAACTGCTGGACCGCCTCGTGCAGGAGATCCCGGCGCCCCGGGGGGATTCGGATGCGCCGGCGCGCGCCATGATCTTCGACTCGGTGTACGACGCCTATCGCGGTGTCGTCACCTACGTGCGCATGATCGACGGCAGCCTCTCGCCCCGCGAGCGGATCCAGATGATGTCGACCGGTGCCAATCACGAGCTTCTCGAGATCGGGGTGTCCAGCCCCGAACCGATCCCGTCCAAGGGGCTCGGCGTCGGCGAGGTGGGGTACCTGATCACCGGCGTGAAGGACGTGCGTCTGTCGAAGGTCGGCGACACGGTCACGACCGCGCGCAAGCCGGCGACCGATGCTCTTCCCGGCTACACGGACCCCAAGCCGATGGTGTTCTCCGGCCTGTACCCGATCGACGGCAGCGACTACGCGGAGTTGCGTGAGGCGCTCGACAAGCTCAAGCTGTCCGATGCCTCCCTCGTCTACGAGCCCGAGACGTCTGTCGCCCTCGGCTTCGGCTTCCGCTGTGGATTCCTGGGACTGCTGCACCTCGAGATCATCACCGAGCGGCTGGCGCGCGAGTTCGACCTCGACCTGATCACCACCGCGCCCAGTGTGATCTACGAGGTTCTGACCTCGGACACCGGCGAGACGGTCACCGTCACGAACCCCAGCGAGTACCCGGACGGCCGCATCGGCTCGGTCTCGGAGCCGATGGTGAAGGCCGCCATCCTGCTGCCCAAGGACTACGTGGGCACGGTCATGGAACTCTGCCAGTCGCGCCGGGGGACGTTGCTGGGCATGGAGTACTTCTCCGAGGAGCGCGTCGAGCTGCGCTACAACATCCCTCTCGGTGAGATCGTCTTCGACTTCTTTGACCAGCTGAAGTCGAAGACCCAGGGGTACGCGTCGCTCGACTACGAGCCGTCGGGCCAGCAGGAGGCCGACCTCGTGAAGGTCGACATCCTCCTCCAGGGCGAGAAGGTCGATGCTTTCAGCTCGATCGTCCACCGGGACAAGGCCTACAGCTACGGAACGATGATGGCGGAGCGGCTGCGCAAGCTGATTCCCCGGCAGCAGTTCGAGGTGCCGATCCAGGCCGCCATCGGTGCACGCATCATCGCTCGCGAGACGATCCGCGCGATCCGCAAGGACGTGCTCGCCAAGTGCTACGGCGGTGACATCACCCGAAAGCGCAAGCTCCTCGAGAAGCAGAAAGAGGGCAAGAAGCGCATGAAGATGGTGGGCCGCGTCGAGGTTCCCCAGGAGGCGTTCATCGCGGCGCTCTCCGGCGACGTCGACGGCAAGGACAAGAAGTAGGGATGCCATTCCCGGCGTATGAGCGGGGGACGACCCGTCATCCGCTCGATGCTGTCCCGGCGGGGCTGCGGCTCACCGAGCGATCCGTCGTGGTTCCGCCGAGAGCCCGCGACGCGGTCGCCGCGCTGGTGAGCTCGTGGGAGTTCAAGCGACGAGCAGGGTTCGAGGTCCCTGCGGACGCTCCCGCGGCTGATGGGGAGGGGATCCTCGCGAAGCGGATGTTCGGCATCCGGTTCGCCGAACCCGTGCGTGTGGTGTGGGCGGGGCGAGACGGTTTCGGCTACGAGACACGCCCGGGGCATCCGCTCTACGGCGAAGAGTCGTTCGTGCTGGATGCGGACGGGGTCTTCACCGCGCGGTCGCTCTCCTGCCCCTCGAACCTGTTCTGGCGCCTCGCGGCACCGGCTCTCCGTGTGCTGCAGCTCTCGGTGTCGCGCGCCTACATCCGCATCGTCCAGTCCGAGATCGCGACCGCTTCGCGCTGAGCCGTCGGGTGGCCGGCGGCGACGGCATGTGACCGCCGACGGCGCGTGGGGGTGTTCGCTCAGGTAACCCCCAGTAGGCTGGAACTCATGCGGCGCGGGACTTTCCGAGACGACACGGTGGACTATGCGGCCGTGGGTGCGACCCACGCGCCCGATCTGATGCAGTACCCGCCGGAGCGCAGTATCCCGGCGGAGGACTCCTGGCGGATCGGCAGTGGGGTCGAGCGTTTCCAGAGCGCCGGCGAATCGCTGCTCTCGTGGACCGCGCAACGTGCAGCAGGGCTCGGCGTCGAAGATGTGCGTCCCGCTCCCGGTCCCGCCTACGCAGGAGTGAGCTTCGATGCGGAGGGCAACCCGATCGCGCCGAGCAAGCGCGATGTCGAACCGCGCTACGACGCCGAGGGCATGCCGTTCGTGGGTCCGGGTATGACGCTGCACCTGCGCGGACGCGTCGGCGGTATGCGGGCGGACGCAGAGCTCCGGGTCATCTCGGTGACCGAGGAGACCCGCCGGATCGGGTTCGTGCTGGGCACGGTCGGCGGCTCTGTCGTCAGCGGCGAGGAGTCCTTCGACCTCGACTGGCGAGAGGACAATGACGAGGTCTGGTTCACCGTGCGCGCGTTCGACTCTCCGAACTCGTTGCTCTACCGCACCGTCCCGGCGCTCGTGAAGCGGCGCCGACGGGAACTCTTCGCTCGCTACCTCCGGGCGATCTCTCCGCTCTACGCGACCCCCCTCTGATGGCGGGACCGCTGCCCCTGGGAGATCCGGCACCGACCGACGGCCGCCTGCCCGACGATCTGCCGATCGACACCCACGTCCCGTTCTCGGCGTACCTGCACATCCCGTTCTGCCGTGTGCGCTGCGGCTACTGCGACTTCAACACCTACACGTCCAGCGAGCTGCGCGGCGCGAAGCAGGAGGACTACGCGACCACCCTCGAGACCGAGATCTCCCTCGCGCGACGAGTCCTCGGCGACGCCGGGGCGCTGCGCCCGATGGACACGGTCTTCTTCGGCGGCGGTACGCCGACACTCCTCCCGGCCGGAGACCTGGCCCGGATGCTCGACGCGGCGGTCTCGGCGTTCGGTCTCGCCGAGGGGGCGGAGGTCACGGTCGAGGCGAACCCCGACACG
It encodes the following:
- a CDS encoding ABC transporter family substrate-binding protein codes for the protein MKQHKLMGTLAFGAALALTLGGCAANTGNNGDGNGEEATGVDAADYNPQPRENLKEGGTVNFPINEVPEQLNSFNSDASSDTARLAAWYTPQILLMEPDGTPYKNDAYLDEWKSEVVDGKTQLTFTFTDKAHWNDGTDMDWTAIDATWKANRSFDEGYNPNATDGYKEIESVEQGDSPKTAIVTFKSEFAWPKMPFLTGIMHPAINTPELFNEAYIDDLHPEWGAGPYTVDEFDANSDFVSFKPNPEWWGNAPLLDKVTFQGMDAAASINAFKNGEIDSVGTATKDRLAQVKDMKDVVTYRAQQTANTLLQVDSDKPQFEDIKVREAFFLAVDREQQKQIAWNGLNYKEDPAGSFTLFSFQPGYSDALAEAGWSHDVDKANKLLDDAGWVAGSDGIREKDGVKLSVTYPIFSDDPTQEALAKALQAQEKEVGIDVKIDVRSSQDFSTDYTTKNWDIVGLRFTSSDPFGAAWFCQLYCSDSGLNLSATGSEEIDNRIHDEVESISDPEKQTAAAMKLEAEIFAETWGIIPLYNGPSIVTAKKGLANLTPEPYVGQDLFGVQPVENVGWEK
- a CDS encoding ABC transporter ATP-binding protein: MSTVLSVRDLRVSFASEAGRVDAVRGVSFDLEAGKTLGIVGESGSGKSVTSLAIMGLLDENAKVTGSIMFDGQELLGKNDTQLSAIRGNGIAMIFQDPLTSLTPVYTIGDQLIEALTVHRSLSKKEAWARSIELLNLVGIPEPEKRMKAFPHEFSGGMRQRVVIAIAMANNPKLIIADEPTTALDVTIQAQILDLIEKAQKETGAAVMMITHDMGVVARTADDVMVMYAGKPVEQAPVRELFHQTRMPYSIGLLGAIPRVDKAEKQPLIPVKGNPPLLINLPDACPFADRCPIVMDACRTREPELLPVSTGVISTGTGGTPSGSTHLAACIRANEIEDGGILGGLPVYPVREIPESALTRTPREERPITLEVRNLTKTFPLLKGAFLKRKVGEVHAVKGISFDVREGETMAIVGESGSGKTTTLLQIMDMVKQTDGDIVIAGTSVNDIHSHKVERALRRDIQIVFQDPMGALDPRMTVADIISEPLSAIGTPKEEANRRVDELMDIVGLNPAHSDRFPQAFSGGQRQRIGIARALSTNPKIVVLDEPVSALDVSIQAGVINLLDELKVKLGLSYLFVAHDLSVVRHIADRVAVMYLGDFVEHGDVDDVFDNPQHPYTKALLSAIPVPDPDIERTRQRIVFDPTTLTDVPVIR
- a CDS encoding ABC transporter permease; this encodes MTTEMIDPTIQPPVGPDTTAARTPRKRMSKWSLYYRRFMRNRPAVGGIIIFIALVLFAVIAPLLAKYSFTDLDFLNLSTPPSAEHWFGTTSSGNDTFAQTAVGLQRSLMIALTVSIGTTVISAVVGTAAAYFRGWTERITLLIIHFMMVIPSFLILSLISNKSGGDWRIIALIMIFVIGWYFPARVIWTMALSLREREYVQAARYMGVRGMVIVFRHMLPNIGSLLVINFTLGVVTAVTTETGLSFLGFGVKIPDVSLGSLIGSGANTITSAPWLFYFPAAALTLLTVSMALIADGLRDALDPTSAAGGRA
- a CDS encoding ABC transporter permease, yielding MIKYLLRRSLGWLLMIVVATNLTYFLAWGFLDPKNNFVGRRPPLSPEQIDQQLIPKNLSDTVPLIERWWTWLSNILLRWDWGVSPTGGSVNEQVAYRMWISAELVLGATIISTILGIALGVYTASRQYKLADRIGQATSIITMNVNIVVAALALVLLAINFNEWVGVRVFYVTGSSSKGVEGFFPVLVDALQHLVLPTIALVIVGYANIHFLQRSLLLDNIGADYVRTARAKGLTKPQAIRKHALRTSMIPVATQVAFTIPAIFTGAVLTETIFAWNGMGRYFVDALGKNDINATVAIAAFGAVLTAIGAILADMAVVVLDPRVRVS
- the lepA gene encoding translation elongation factor 4; its protein translation is MSPRALTPLQPAATPSAQIRNFCIIAHIDHGKSTLADRMLQITGAVSERDMRAQYLDRMDIERERGITIKSQAVRMPWELGGETFALNMIDTPGHVDFTYEVSRSLAACEGAILLVDAAQGIEAQTLANLYLALENDLHIIPVLNKIDLPAADPEKYAKELASLIGGKPEDVLRVSGKTGVGVQELLDRLVQEIPAPRGDSDAPARAMIFDSVYDAYRGVVTYVRMIDGSLSPRERIQMMSTGANHELLEIGVSSPEPIPSKGLGVGEVGYLITGVKDVRLSKVGDTVTTARKPATDALPGYTDPKPMVFSGLYPIDGSDYAELREALDKLKLSDASLVYEPETSVALGFGFRCGFLGLLHLEIITERLAREFDLDLITTAPSVIYEVLTSDTGETVTVTNPSEYPDGRIGSVSEPMVKAAILLPKDYVGTVMELCQSRRGTLLGMEYFSEERVELRYNIPLGEIVFDFFDQLKSKTQGYASLDYEPSGQQEADLVKVDILLQGEKVDAFSSIVHRDKAYSYGTMMAERLRKLIPRQQFEVPIQAAIGARIIARETIRAIRKDVLAKCYGGDITRKRKLLEKQKEGKKRMKMVGRVEVPQEAFIAALSGDVDGKDKK
- a CDS encoding DUF1990 family protein, which translates into the protein MPFPAYERGTTRHPLDAVPAGLRLTERSVVVPPRARDAVAALVSSWEFKRRAGFEVPADAPAADGEGILAKRMFGIRFAEPVRVVWAGRDGFGYETRPGHPLYGEESFVLDADGVFTARSLSCPSNLFWRLAAPALRVLQLSVSRAYIRIVQSEIATASR
- a CDS encoding DUF1990 family protein; translated protein: MRRGTFRDDTVDYAAVGATHAPDLMQYPPERSIPAEDSWRIGSGVERFQSAGESLLSWTAQRAAGLGVEDVRPAPGPAYAGVSFDAEGNPIAPSKRDVEPRYDAEGMPFVGPGMTLHLRGRVGGMRADAELRVISVTEETRRIGFVLGTVGGSVVSGEESFDLDWREDNDEVWFTVRAFDSPNSLLYRTVPALVKRRRRELFARYLRAISPLYATPL